One Gimesia aquarii DNA segment encodes these proteins:
- a CDS encoding GNAT family N-acetyltransferase, whose amino-acid sequence MTTIQYQDQRAANQSDINSDQSTTQVLKIKIHDSKQKDDCLKLWKTLEAQFEYVPLMCSSVWTSTWIEHYQDLVPYSFVVASKNDVPCGICLLAEGVDQHDGPLSLKTRHLGTAGEPAADSVCVEYNSLLVQPEDQPSFINELLNELSKNDVWDSFQFDGFASEELESWNLPQQETSIRKVESHYFDLKQIRDEEREVISGFGYSTRKNLRKNMKSYGNLTTEWAEDIEQANSIFTDLVTLHQARWQKEGQPGSYASERFTNFHKALIQRLIPSGQMGLFRVKIEGEVIGCVQVLIDRNRVLCYQGGSAEYKGKLSPGVIADYLCIEECFNRGFDAYDFLAGNSHHKQKMSTTHSYLTWAQIKRPRWKFIALNALRRIKQSLKLINKENHHSEK is encoded by the coding sequence ATGACGACAATTCAATACCAAGATCAACGAGCTGCAAATCAGTCTGATATTAATTCAGATCAAAGTACAACGCAGGTACTGAAAATCAAAATTCACGACAGCAAACAAAAAGACGATTGCCTCAAGTTGTGGAAAACCCTGGAAGCACAATTTGAATATGTCCCCTTGATGTGCTCATCTGTCTGGACGTCTACCTGGATTGAACACTACCAGGATCTAGTCCCCTACTCCTTCGTTGTCGCATCAAAAAACGATGTCCCCTGTGGAATCTGTTTACTCGCCGAAGGCGTGGACCAACACGATGGCCCTCTGTCTCTCAAAACTCGACACCTGGGCACAGCAGGAGAACCAGCGGCTGACAGTGTCTGTGTCGAATACAATTCGTTGCTCGTTCAACCCGAAGACCAACCCAGCTTTATCAATGAGCTGTTAAACGAGCTTTCGAAAAACGATGTATGGGATTCATTCCAATTTGATGGTTTTGCCAGCGAGGAGTTGGAATCATGGAATCTCCCACAACAGGAAACATCGATTCGAAAAGTGGAAAGTCACTATTTCGATTTAAAACAGATTCGTGATGAGGAACGGGAAGTCATTTCCGGTTTTGGATATTCCACTCGCAAAAACTTGCGGAAGAACATGAAATCCTATGGCAACCTCACAACAGAGTGGGCTGAGGATATAGAACAAGCCAACTCTATTTTCACTGACCTCGTCACACTCCATCAGGCTCGTTGGCAGAAAGAGGGGCAACCAGGTTCTTATGCCAGTGAACGCTTCACAAATTTTCACAAAGCGCTCATTCAAAGATTGATTCCATCAGGCCAAATGGGACTCTTCCGAGTCAAAATTGAAGGAGAAGTGATTGGCTGTGTTCAAGTACTCATCGATCGGAATCGTGTACTCTGTTATCAGGGTGGTTCCGCGGAATATAAAGGCAAACTCAGTCCGGGAGTGATCGCCGACTATCTCTGTATCGAAGAATGCTTCAACCGAGGCTTTGATGCTTATGACTTTCTGGCAGGAAACAGTCACCATAAGCAGAAAATGAGCACAACGCATAGCTATCTCACCTGGGCTCAAATCAAACGGCCACGGTGGAAATTCATAGCTTTAAATGCCTTAAGAAGAATTAAACAATCGCTGAAACTAATTAATAAAGAGAATCATCACTCAGAAAAATGA
- a CDS encoding O-antigen ligase family protein, which produces MRSISTICVEQPFYWHKSLMVNESNSTHSSVCEVDHPQSTAPSQTARPSVPKTARSKKRLSQYPLSIMGGTSAPDYAYYLFLMVNITLFLRPAELIPSLANLPIYEVLIISSFLFSLDQIKRTLQVPMLKRQPITFCVIGLLAAVALSHASHMYFYGIHTSTFAFLKTLIYYLLLVSIIDSPQRLKGLLKTVAIAASIMILFCVVDYSGVFDFEFIKHVSDRDGVSDAGEDLRVFRMRGTGIFQDPNDLSVLIVTTGILCLYFFNDPTAGSLRFFWIVSLIVLGVGLLYTRSRGGLLTLGIASMAFVLPKYGKKAAITCALVGLAGLTVLAGRQGNIDLNSGTGHDRILLWREGLSALKSPDLFFGIGQGLYSDLAGLAAHNSFVHAFTELGIFGGTLFIGCFFFAGLGLYRLARFQNSCQGKPIFRNQELERYLPYAGAVLAAWCGGMMSLSRCYVVPTYMIVGVSAVYLNLAGASLAKPTPVIYWNKQHLVRLIGVSFALLIAFFIFVRIFAH; this is translated from the coding sequence GTGCGGTCCATCTCAACGATTTGCGTAGAACAACCGTTTTACTGGCATAAATCATTAATGGTGAATGAATCCAATTCAACTCATTCCTCTGTTTGTGAAGTCGATCATCCTCAATCGACTGCGCCGAGTCAGACTGCGCGCCCATCAGTCCCAAAGACGGCTCGTTCAAAAAAGCGACTTTCACAGTATCCCCTCTCAATTATGGGAGGCACTTCAGCACCAGATTACGCCTACTACCTGTTCTTGATGGTTAATATTACGTTATTCCTGAGACCAGCAGAACTGATTCCGAGCTTAGCAAATTTACCGATCTATGAAGTGCTCATTATATCATCGTTCCTCTTTTCACTCGATCAGATAAAAAGAACGCTTCAAGTCCCCATGCTTAAACGACAGCCAATCACATTTTGTGTGATTGGCTTATTGGCGGCAGTGGCACTTTCACATGCATCTCATATGTATTTTTATGGAATTCATACATCAACCTTCGCGTTCCTGAAGACATTAATTTATTACCTCTTGCTCGTTTCAATTATCGACTCTCCTCAACGCCTGAAAGGACTATTAAAGACAGTCGCCATCGCGGCATCGATCATGATTCTGTTTTGCGTCGTCGACTACTCGGGTGTTTTTGATTTTGAATTTATCAAGCATGTCAGTGACCGTGATGGCGTTTCTGATGCAGGTGAAGATCTACGTGTCTTCCGGATGCGTGGTACCGGAATTTTTCAGGATCCTAACGACTTGTCTGTCTTGATTGTCACAACGGGAATTCTCTGTTTGTACTTTTTCAACGATCCCACAGCCGGCTCATTACGTTTTTTCTGGATCGTCAGCTTAATCGTGCTGGGAGTTGGATTACTCTATACACGATCTCGGGGAGGATTGTTAACTCTCGGCATCGCCAGCATGGCTTTTGTATTACCGAAATATGGAAAAAAAGCAGCCATTACCTGCGCACTTGTCGGTCTCGCAGGACTGACTGTACTTGCCGGACGGCAAGGAAATATCGATTTAAATTCCGGAACTGGACATGATCGAATTCTGCTGTGGAGAGAAGGATTGAGTGCCTTGAAATCTCCCGACTTATTTTTCGGAATTGGCCAGGGATTGTATTCCGATCTGGCAGGTTTGGCCGCCCATAACTCATTCGTACATGCATTTACTGAACTCGGCATCTTTGGCGGTACCTTGTTCATAGGTTGTTTTTTCTTTGCCGGTCTGGGGCTGTATCGCTTGGCACGTTTCCAGAATTCCTGCCAGGGTAAACCCATTTTCCGAAATCAGGAACTGGAGCGTTATCTGCCATACGCAGGTGCCGTGCTTGCTGCCTGGTGTGGTGGAATGATGTCGTTGTCTCGATGTTATGTCGTTCCCACTTACATGATTGTTGGAGTTTCAGCAGTTTATTTAAATCTGGCCGGGGCCAGCTTGGCTAAACCAACCCCTGTGATTTATTGGAACAAACAGCATCTAGTACGTCTGATAGGTGTCAGCTTCGCGCTGTTAATCGCATTCTTCATTTTTGTACGGATTTTTGCACATTAA
- a CDS encoding oligosaccharide flippase family protein — protein sequence MNQRRSVKLNLFANWLTHGVSLLIGVFLMPYVLHILGDAQYGSWIFINAIAGYSGLLYLGFGQTISRYVSHYHAKQEWVKLNSVSNVIFAIYLGMGLLALFAAGIIAWLAPHLSDWGTISLFEIRMVILILGLNVFVGLAGSVFGGVLMGIQRFDIERGVNLTGAILRLILTVAFLKAEWGLLTIAIIFFTVTLVENLGHLFFAFRQVKTLRIGRQFMDWSILKECGSFSGYAFIDAIAWTLIEATDSIVIGIFYSPAAIVPYYIALRVTQFINMPISQIGKVFMPRAGELHANNELHALRKLVLNGVSLSFLLVAGFFIGVYFFGNTLITTWIGPDYPQSHLLLLILLGARIVALPVATFRSVLYGMGNVKVPSLIYMSEAVANLVLSLILIHSLGLIGVALGTAIPILVAELGIILPYAMKKLDISISQLLRSAIGPTVAPLLALLAYSYFLPQFIEVNNTWFTLIGVAAGGGVFLIGTWFVCEKGTMILHRSLSKSLNT from the coding sequence ATGAATCAACGTCGATCAGTAAAATTGAATCTGTTTGCTAACTGGCTCACTCACGGAGTGAGCTTGTTAATCGGCGTGTTTCTAATGCCTTACGTATTGCACATCCTGGGAGATGCGCAATACGGAAGCTGGATTTTTATTAATGCAATCGCAGGCTATTCAGGGTTACTCTATCTCGGTTTCGGGCAGACCATTAGTCGCTACGTGTCGCATTACCATGCCAAACAAGAATGGGTGAAACTCAACAGCGTCTCGAACGTGATTTTTGCCATTTACCTGGGTATGGGATTACTGGCATTGTTTGCAGCGGGAATTATCGCCTGGCTGGCACCCCACTTGAGTGACTGGGGAACCATTTCACTTTTTGAAATCCGAATGGTCATTCTCATACTTGGCTTGAATGTCTTTGTCGGTCTCGCAGGAAGTGTGTTTGGCGGAGTTTTAATGGGAATCCAACGCTTCGACATCGAACGGGGCGTCAATTTGACGGGAGCCATTCTGCGTTTAATCTTAACCGTTGCATTCCTGAAAGCCGAATGGGGCCTACTGACGATTGCCATTATCTTTTTTACAGTCACCCTGGTTGAAAATCTGGGACATTTATTTTTTGCATTTCGTCAGGTCAAAACACTCCGAATTGGCCGTCAGTTTATGGACTGGTCTATTCTTAAAGAATGTGGGTCATTTAGTGGTTATGCTTTTATAGACGCGATTGCCTGGACGCTGATTGAAGCCACCGACTCAATTGTTATTGGAATCTTCTACAGCCCCGCAGCGATTGTCCCTTATTATATCGCATTGCGCGTGACACAGTTCATCAATATGCCGATATCACAAATTGGTAAAGTATTCATGCCGCGTGCTGGCGAATTACATGCCAACAACGAACTTCATGCTCTGCGAAAATTAGTTCTAAATGGAGTCTCTCTCTCATTTTTATTAGTCGCTGGTTTTTTTATCGGTGTTTACTTCTTTGGAAACACCCTGATTACGACCTGGATCGGCCCTGACTACCCTCAAAGTCATTTGCTGTTATTAATATTACTGGGAGCCCGTATTGTAGCCTTACCTGTTGCCACATTTCGATCCGTCCTCTATGGCATGGGAAATGTAAAAGTTCCTTCATTAATCTATATGAGTGAGGCAGTCGCCAACTTGGTTCTGTCATTAATACTGATTCATTCACTAGGGCTCATTGGCGTCGCTTTAGGAACCGCGATTCCCATTTTAGTCGCTGAACTCGGCATCATCTTGCCGTACGCTATGAAAAAATTAGACATCTCTATAAGCCAATTATTACGGTCGGCCATAGGACCAACTGTTGCACCGCTATTGGCACTGTTGGCGTATTCCTATTTCTTACCCCAATTCATTGAAGTTAATAATACCTGGTTCACATTAATTGGAGTGGCTGCAGGAGGTGGTGTATTTCTTATTGGTACCTGGTTCGTTTGTGAAAAAGGAACCATGATTTTACATCGTTCCCTTTCAAAATCTCTGAACACGTAA
- a CDS encoding ABC-F family ATP-binding cassette domain-containing protein, whose translation MATLIEISNVTKSYGAQELLKEASIALGDEQKIGFIGRNGAGKSTLLRILLEEETVDSGQVIRHPNLMIGYLRQHDPFEPGESALEFLMRDSGQPEWKCGEVAGEFELKGRFLNGPVKELSGGWQTRVKLASLLLHEPNFLMLDEPTNFLDLRTQLLLEDFLKHYRGACLVVSHDRSFLKAICTQTLELKRGKLTLFNGNVDQYLENQEILKERDARTNATVMAKRRQLETFIAKNKAGANTASQARSKEKQLARLTLTEIEGAESTVNIVIPQTEKRQGTALTCDDLAIGYPDLRVAEKITLEIEHGSRAAIVGDNGQGKTTFLRTIAGSLKALEGDLKWGYHCKIACYAQHVYTSLPDDQTIRDYLEMESAPGTTNQQILNVAGSFLFKEQALDKPIKVLSGGERARLCLAGILLGNYSILILDEPGNHLDVETVEALGDALVKFQGTVIFTSHDRHFMGKVATDVIEVVNGSVKAYEGDYESYLYRVKKEVADGHREQHQESVARQEQKSSKKREKGIGGKIKNARKELSAIERKIAQLDEKKNKINEQFLKATSSQEAQEHHAEMQPLIEEIAELESRWMELYEILEQ comes from the coding sequence ATGGCGACCCTGATTGAAATATCAAATGTGACAAAGAGTTATGGCGCACAGGAATTATTGAAAGAAGCATCCATTGCACTCGGCGATGAGCAAAAAATTGGATTTATTGGGCGTAATGGTGCTGGTAAATCGACATTATTGCGTATTTTGCTTGAGGAGGAGACAGTCGATAGCGGCCAGGTAATTCGTCATCCCAATCTCATGATTGGATATCTGCGTCAGCACGATCCTTTTGAGCCGGGTGAAAGCGCGCTCGAATTTCTGATGCGTGATAGTGGTCAGCCTGAGTGGAAATGTGGAGAAGTTGCTGGAGAGTTCGAATTGAAAGGCCGGTTTCTGAATGGTCCGGTTAAAGAACTGTCTGGTGGCTGGCAGACACGTGTCAAACTGGCGTCTTTGTTGCTGCATGAACCAAATTTTCTCATGCTGGACGAACCAACGAACTTCCTTGACTTAAGAACACAATTGCTGCTGGAAGATTTTTTAAAGCACTATCGTGGGGCCTGTCTTGTTGTATCTCACGATCGTTCGTTCCTCAAAGCTATTTGCACACAAACGCTCGAATTAAAGCGGGGAAAGCTGACACTATTTAATGGAAATGTAGATCAGTATCTCGAAAATCAGGAAATTCTAAAGGAACGTGATGCACGAACCAATGCCACCGTCATGGCAAAACGTCGACAGTTAGAAACGTTTATCGCTAAGAATAAAGCGGGAGCCAATACGGCTTCGCAAGCCAGAAGTAAAGAGAAACAGCTGGCACGCCTGACGCTGACGGAGATTGAAGGAGCGGAGTCCACAGTCAATATTGTGATTCCCCAGACGGAGAAACGACAGGGAACCGCTCTGACCTGTGATGATTTGGCAATTGGATATCCGGATTTACGCGTTGCTGAAAAAATTACGCTCGAAATTGAGCATGGATCAAGGGCTGCCATTGTTGGGGACAATGGACAGGGAAAAACAACCTTTCTACGCACCATTGCGGGATCGTTGAAAGCGTTAGAGGGAGATCTCAAATGGGGTTATCACTGTAAAATCGCCTGTTATGCGCAGCATGTTTATACCTCTTTACCAGATGACCAGACGATTCGAGACTACCTGGAAATGGAGTCGGCTCCTGGAACCACAAATCAGCAAATTCTGAACGTCGCAGGTAGCTTTCTGTTTAAAGAGCAGGCATTAGATAAACCTATCAAAGTGTTGAGTGGGGGAGAACGAGCACGTTTATGCCTGGCTGGAATTTTGTTGGGAAATTACTCAATTTTGATTTTGGACGAACCAGGGAACCATCTCGATGTCGAAACAGTGGAAGCCTTGGGAGACGCACTGGTGAAATTTCAGGGAACAGTGATCTTCACCAGTCACGATCGTCATTTTATGGGCAAAGTGGCGACAGATGTGATTGAAGTCGTCAATGGAAGTGTCAAAGCCTATGAAGGCGATTACGAATCTTATCTTTATCGCGTGAAAAAGGAAGTCGCTGATGGGCACCGTGAACAACATCAGGAGTCTGTGGCTAGGCAGGAACAGAAAAGCTCTAAAAAGCGTGAGAAAGGGATAGGGGGTAAAATCAAAAATGCGCGAAAGGAACTTTCAGCCATCGAACGAAAAATCGCGCAGCTTGATGAGAAAAAGAACAAAATTAACGAACAATTTTTGAAGGCGACCAGTTCCCAGGAAGCACAAGAACACCATGCAGAAATGCAGCCGCTTATTGAAGAAATTGCGGAACTGGAATCCCGTTGGATGGAACTTTATGAGATATTAGAACAATAA
- a CDS encoding Gfo/Idh/MocA family protein yields the protein MNQSKESRRTFLKKSAIASVAASQFSAVAPSNAYQANERIRIGIIGPGRRGFGSHVKSLVKLRNEKGVNLDITAINDVYSVHRDQAVDYIKKQTKQAPKTYADYRDLLNDKEIDAVCIATPDHWHAKQVLDSLKAGKHIYCEKPMTHHISEAMDVVDAWKKSGLVVQVGVQSTSMPIWNEVRALVNEGKLGKIVQFQAESFRNSLGGMSRHNVITKEMTPKTVDWKRWLGVEEGLAPDLPFDRATFGQWRCYWPFGYGMYSDLFVHRVTAMLKATGLMYPGRVVGGGGIFLEYDDREVTDVASIIADFHEGVQGLVSSTMISSAVPIRHLIRGHHGTIVFDKDVFGKKQAYEFIPERPQVTLNSKLKKEEVISQRVPDQTLLHFENFIDAIKAGDPAMVNNSPELGAAAVMLVNLAVLSYRNGKVFQVDEKTKQIQDGDQSWAANWEKMSKERSKPRHVAGWKAGDKGSILIPPKYQKLAGPWIDGKPPENT from the coding sequence ATGAATCAAAGCAAAGAAAGCCGCCGTACTTTTCTTAAAAAATCCGCGATAGCTTCTGTCGCAGCTAGTCAGTTTTCGGCAGTTGCCCCCTCAAATGCTTATCAAGCCAATGAACGAATCAGGATCGGTATCATAGGCCCTGGAAGACGCGGCTTCGGTTCTCATGTCAAGTCACTCGTCAAATTACGTAATGAAAAAGGAGTCAATCTCGATATCACTGCCATTAACGATGTCTATTCGGTCCACCGGGACCAGGCCGTTGACTATATCAAAAAACAAACAAAGCAGGCACCTAAAACTTATGCTGATTACCGCGATCTACTGAATGACAAAGAAATCGATGCTGTGTGTATTGCAACACCCGATCATTGGCATGCTAAGCAAGTATTAGATTCCCTTAAAGCGGGGAAGCACATATATTGTGAAAAACCAATGACCCATCATATTTCGGAGGCAATGGATGTCGTTGATGCCTGGAAGAAGTCCGGACTGGTTGTTCAAGTCGGTGTCCAATCAACGAGTATGCCGATCTGGAATGAGGTGCGAGCCCTGGTCAACGAAGGGAAACTGGGAAAAATCGTCCAGTTTCAGGCGGAAAGTTTTCGTAATTCTCTCGGGGGAATGTCTCGTCATAATGTCATCACAAAAGAGATGACTCCGAAAACCGTTGACTGGAAACGCTGGCTGGGTGTCGAAGAAGGACTCGCCCCAGATTTACCATTCGACCGCGCCACATTTGGTCAATGGCGCTGCTACTGGCCCTTTGGCTACGGTATGTACTCAGACCTTTTCGTACACCGCGTTACAGCAATGCTCAAGGCCACTGGCTTGATGTACCCGGGACGTGTTGTGGGAGGCGGGGGTATTTTTCTGGAATACGATGACCGCGAAGTCACTGATGTGGCTTCCATCATTGCTGATTTTCACGAGGGTGTTCAAGGACTCGTTTCCAGTACTATGATTTCCAGCGCGGTCCCCATTCGACACTTGATTCGAGGTCACCATGGTACGATTGTGTTTGATAAAGACGTATTCGGTAAGAAACAAGCGTATGAATTTATTCCGGAACGTCCCCAGGTGACGTTAAACAGTAAACTGAAAAAAGAAGAAGTAATCTCGCAACGTGTACCCGATCAGACTTTGCTTCACTTTGAGAATTTCATTGATGCAATCAAAGCTGGTGACCCCGCGATGGTTAATAATTCTCCAGAACTGGGTGCAGCGGCAGTAATGCTGGTGAATCTGGCAGTACTCAGTTATCGTAACGGAAAAGTCTTTCAAGTAGATGAAAAGACAAAACAAATCCAGGATGGAGATCAGAGTTGGGCCGCCAATTGGGAAAAGATGTCCAAAGAACGCAGCAAACCGCGACACGTTGCCGGTTGGAAAGCAGGAGACAAAGGCAGTATTCTCATACCACCCAAATATCAAAAACTGGCCGGCCCCTGGATCGACGGAAAACCGCCTGAGAACACTTAA
- a CDS encoding sulfatase-like hydrolase/transferase: protein MRPFSYLTVIITLVLGPPSLLSAEQRNVLILFSDNQNWDDCGCYGNSVVKTPNIDQLAREGTRYQHAFATTASCGPCRGVFYTGLHVHANGQYGHPHGDHNFRLKPKVKTIFSLLAKNNYRTGMIGKYHLYPEDTTIDFQPKINGHRAKGMADLASEFVNQKSDQPFFLVMGFHDPHPTSRTQPEWGVKVKEPGMSLETYDLEKIKVPRYLPDRPEVRQGLAGYYQQISYLDQAIGQILKALEDSGQADNTLVIFTSDHGSSEPGAMANHYEPGVRVPFIVRNPKQKKETEGVVSDSMVSLLDVTPTVLEWTNTKGPNYPLHGRSILPTIGKTTTSGWDEAYLSHVFHEVTMYYPMRTIRTRNYKLIWNLEWRSKYPLPIDTLSRATWNETLRLEEPLLGQRTVKKFLYRDEVELYDLKNDPDEVINLAYQPEYQNVRRELSEKLLQHLQDTDDLWLKQYTLPISCDSKAAKKQAEYTPLFNGRDLTGWTLKRADRQGYHVDAGKLICPADGGGFLFTEKEYGDFILKFDFKLSKGANNGIAIRCPLVDRRPAYEGMEIQVLDNKGYSKKLKPTQYHGSVYDVIPAKKGALKPAGEWNHEEIICRGSQITVIVNDIAVLNTDLSKIKDANVLEKHPGLQNQRGHIGLLGHGSHVEYKNILIREF from the coding sequence ATGAGACCTTTCTCTTATCTCACCGTCATAATAACTTTGGTGCTAGGGCCACCATCCCTGTTATCGGCGGAACAGCGAAATGTGCTCATCCTGTTTTCCGACAATCAGAACTGGGATGATTGCGGTTGTTATGGAAATTCGGTTGTTAAAACACCAAACATTGATCAACTGGCACGAGAGGGCACGCGTTACCAGCATGCGTTCGCCACCACTGCTTCATGTGGGCCTTGTCGTGGTGTGTTTTACACGGGTCTTCATGTGCACGCCAACGGTCAATACGGGCACCCACATGGCGATCATAATTTCCGTTTAAAACCAAAGGTGAAAACTATCTTTTCTTTGCTTGCGAAAAACAATTATCGCACGGGAATGATCGGCAAGTATCATCTTTATCCAGAAGACACAACGATTGACTTTCAGCCGAAAATCAATGGTCATCGCGCAAAAGGTATGGCTGATCTGGCTTCTGAATTTGTCAATCAAAAAAGTGACCAACCATTTTTTCTGGTAATGGGTTTTCACGATCCACATCCTACTTCTCGCACACAACCGGAATGGGGAGTTAAAGTAAAAGAACCAGGAATGTCTCTAGAAACCTATGATCTAGAAAAAATCAAAGTCCCCCGTTACTTACCTGACCGCCCCGAAGTGAGACAAGGTCTGGCTGGTTATTACCAGCAAATCAGTTACTTGGATCAAGCCATCGGTCAAATTTTGAAAGCTCTGGAAGATTCAGGTCAAGCAGATAACACTCTGGTTATTTTCACTAGTGACCATGGTAGTTCGGAACCGGGCGCGATGGCCAATCATTATGAACCGGGAGTGCGCGTACCATTTATTGTCCGAAACCCTAAACAGAAAAAGGAGACAGAGGGTGTCGTCTCGGATTCCATGGTCTCCCTACTGGATGTCACACCAACGGTCCTTGAGTGGACGAATACCAAAGGCCCGAATTATCCGCTACACGGTCGCAGTATTCTACCAACAATTGGAAAAACGACTACTTCAGGTTGGGATGAAGCTTATTTGAGTCACGTATTCCATGAAGTAACCATGTATTATCCGATGCGTACGATTCGGACACGCAATTATAAATTAATCTGGAATCTGGAATGGCGTTCGAAATATCCGCTGCCCATCGATACCTTATCCCGTGCCACCTGGAACGAAACACTTCGTTTAGAGGAACCACTCCTCGGACAGCGGACTGTGAAGAAATTTCTCTATCGTGATGAAGTCGAATTATACGATCTCAAGAATGATCCGGATGAAGTGATCAATTTAGCTTATCAACCTGAATACCAGAATGTTCGCAGAGAGCTCTCTGAAAAATTGCTACAACATCTACAAGATACTGATGATTTATGGTTGAAGCAGTACACACTTCCGATTTCCTGTGACAGCAAAGCTGCAAAAAAACAAGCGGAATATACTCCTTTGTTCAACGGTCGCGACTTAACCGGCTGGACGTTAAAACGCGCCGACCGCCAAGGGTATCATGTTGATGCAGGGAAACTGATCTGCCCAGCCGATGGAGGCGGTTTTTTATTCACAGAAAAGGAATATGGCGATTTCATTCTCAAGTTCGATTTTAAATTGTCCAAAGGAGCCAATAATGGCATTGCCATTCGCTGTCCTCTCGTTGATCGACGTCCTGCTTATGAAGGTATGGAAATTCAAGTACTGGATAACAAAGGTTACTCGAAAAAACTCAAACCGACACAATACCATGGGTCAGTTTATGATGTGATCCCCGCCAAAAAAGGAGCTCTGAAACCTGCCGGCGAATGGAATCACGAAGAAATCATTTGCCGCGGCTCACAGATTACAGTTATTGTAAATGATATTGCTGTTTTAAACACCGATCTCTCTAAAATCAAAGATGCAAATGTGCTCGAAAAACATCCGGGTTTACAGAATCAACGAGGACATATCGGGCTCTTGGGGCATGGAAGCCATGTCGAATATAAAAACATCCTGATTAGAGAATTTTAA
- a CDS encoding sialidase family protein yields the protein MRIASLLLSILTLSTLLTNFSKMSFAQETQKTDDPALVAPPINTHPGKEYADRTRLFQGIPGIERAANGRLWALWYAGGTGEGELNYVVLVTSDDDGKTWSAPKLVIDPPGPVRAYDPAIWHDPSGRLWLFWAQSYRWWDGRSGVWAITTRESDKENPKWSHPRRICNGIMMNKPTVLSNGDWLLPVAIWDQKAKDSIEHRFDLPKERGGNIFISKDNGDSFQLLGQTKVPQRTFDEHMIVERKDKSLWTLVRTKYGIGETFSEDGGKTWSKGSASSIPHINARFFIRRLKSGNLLLVRHNPENRKTRRDLTAYLSTDDGKTWQGGLLLDERPGVSYPDGVQSKDGTIYLIYDYSRTGDKKILMATFKEEDILAGKPVSGKVRKRILVNQATGQKK from the coding sequence GTGCGAATCGCTTCTCTGCTTTTATCAATTCTCACTTTATCAACACTGCTGACAAATTTCTCGAAAATGAGTTTCGCGCAAGAAACCCAAAAAACAGATGATCCTGCACTTGTCGCCCCTCCGATCAATACACATCCGGGAAAAGAGTATGCAGACAGGACTCGTCTTTTCCAGGGTATTCCGGGAATCGAGCGCGCGGCCAATGGACGTCTCTGGGCACTCTGGTATGCAGGAGGAACTGGCGAAGGCGAACTGAATTATGTCGTGCTGGTCACCAGTGATGATGATGGAAAAACCTGGTCCGCTCCGAAACTGGTCATCGATCCCCCCGGCCCTGTTCGCGCTTATGATCCAGCCATCTGGCATGACCCCAGTGGACGTCTCTGGTTGTTCTGGGCTCAGTCTTACCGCTGGTGGGATGGTCGAAGTGGTGTCTGGGCCATTACAACCAGGGAATCCGATAAGGAAAATCCCAAGTGGAGTCATCCGCGACGTATCTGCAATGGCATTATGATGAATAAACCGACGGTGCTTTCCAACGGTGACTGGTTGCTACCGGTGGCTATCTGGGATCAGAAAGCAAAGGACTCGATTGAACATCGTTTTGATTTACCAAAAGAACGAGGCGGAAATATATTCATCTCGAAAGATAATGGAGATTCTTTTCAACTGCTGGGTCAAACCAAAGTCCCCCAAAGAACATTCGACGAACACATGATTGTAGAACGCAAAGACAAAAGCCTGTGGACGTTGGTCAGAACGAAATATGGGATCGGAGAGACATTCTCTGAAGATGGTGGTAAAACCTGGTCAAAAGGAAGTGCTTCTTCAATCCCGCATATTAACGCTCGCTTTTTTATTCGTAGATTGAAGTCGGGAAACCTGTTACTGGTGCGACACAACCCCGAAAATCGTAAAACACGTCGAGACTTGACTGCATACCTCTCAACTGATGATGGAAAGACCTGGCAGGGTGGCTTACTACTCGATGAGCGACCAGGTGTCTCCTATCCTGATGGAGTCCAAAGTAAAGACGGCACGATTTATCTGATTTACGATTACTCTCGAACAGGCGATAAAAAGATTCTAATGGCAACGTTTAAAGAAGAAGACATTCTCGCCGGTAAACCAGTCTCGGGAAAAGTCCGCAAACGGATCCTCGTCAATCAGGCCACTGGCCAGAAAAAGTAG